A stretch of DNA from Rothia mucilaginosa:
TTCGCAGGTACTGCGCGACTACCTGGACTAAAAGTTCCTGACTAGCAGTTCTAATTGCGTGCGGATGCTCGCGGTAAGTTCTGCGCAGCAGGCTCGCGGACGATGCTCGCGGTACAGTTCCGCATGACCGGCACACGGACGATGCTCGCGGGGGAGTGCCCCCTCTTCAGCGCCTGGGGGCGCTTCGAGGACGGAGCCCCCGCTACGCATGTCCGTTGCGCCGTTTACGCTTGACCGGCTACACCGTAAAGTTTAGGTTCGCTAGTTCTAGTACATACAGAAAAGGCTCTCCGATATACCGGAGAGCCTTTTCTGTGCCTATATGCAGTTTGTATATACGGCATGCGGACGATGCTCGCGACACCATTCCGCACAGCCGGCACGCGGACGATGCTCGCGGGGGAGTGCCCCCTCTGCGGCGCGGGGCGCCTTGAGGACGGAGCCCCCGCTGCGCATGTCCGCTACGCCGGGTACCGTTACAGACCCAGCTGGCGCAGATAGCGTTCCGCCACCCCCTCCACCTGATCCAAACCACGCACACGACCCAGCGCCTCCGACCAAGCATCAGCCTCATCGCCACCCACCGGGAAACCAGCCGCCGCCCACAACGCCGCCGTCATCGCACCCACCGAATCCGAATCCGAATCCACCGACACCGCACGGCACAACCCCTCAAACAAGGCGCCACGCACCATCGCATCATCAGCATCAGTCGGCAGGCTCTTCACCGCATCCGCCGCGCACCAGAGCGCCACACCCAACAGCTCAGGCGCCGTCCAACCCGTACCAAAATGCTCCGCCACAGCCACCGGAACCGGCACCGTACCGCCCTCCAGCAGCTTGATGGCACGACTCAGCGCCGCCGCCGTACGCGACGCATCACCCGGAATCGAATCATCCGCTGCCACCGAACCACACCACGACACCACACGACGCGCCGCCTCCAACAACGCACCAAAGGAGCCCGACGGGGACGCCAACAAGTCACGCACCAGCAACGCATACGCAGCCGCCGAAGCCAACGCCTCCGGATGCCCATGCGTCAACGCCGCCGCACGCACCGCCAACAAAACCACCGTACGCTCCTGCGCCACCGGCAAAACACCCAACGCCGCCGAACGCACCAACGCACCACTACCCAAAGCCTCAGGATTCAACGACTTCGACACCAACTGCATCTCACCCGAACCCAACGCCCGCAACGTCGCCGCACCCGGACCACGACGAGCCGTCAACTCCGAAGCCCCATCAATCTCACGATCCAACGAAAACGGCGCAGACTCCGGCAGAACCTCACCAATACCGCGGAACCACCGCAAATACGCCAACCACAGACACGCCAACTCATCCGCCGCCGCGCCCTCATTATTCCACTCCAAAACCTCCGTCAAAGCGTCCAGCGTGAAACACGTCAGCTGCGTATCATCACTGACCAGCAACTCACCAAACGCCGAATCCCACGGCTTAGGGTTGCACTCCGTAATCTGCTCAGCCGACAGAAGCTCCAACGGATAACCCAGCGCATCACCCAACGCAGACGCACGCAACAAGCCGCGCACCCTGCCCGCAAACTCAGCCGAAACCTCAGGTGCACGCGTGAACTCAACAGAAGAAAAACTCATAGGGCGATTATCCCACGGGCGTTTAGGATGCGGGGGTAGGGTTACAAGCGGCTTTGCGCTCATGCTCGCGGGGGAGTGGATGCGCCAGGCGGCTTCGTGCTCACGCTCGCGGGGGAGTGCCCCCTCTGCGGCGCTGGGGCGCCTTGAGGACGGAGCCCCCGCTCCGCACGAGCACCTACGCCGCGGTGGGTTCCGAACCGCGAATGACGAACTGTGAGGCGCAAAACATGACGCAATGCCATACTGAAACCATGAAGATTCTGCACACCTCCGACTGGCAC
This window harbors:
- a CDS encoding ADP-ribosylglycohydrolase family protein, with protein sequence MSFSSVEFTRAPEVSAEFAGRVRGLLRASALGDALGYPLELLSAEQITECNPKPWDSAFGELLVSDDTQLTCFTLDALTEVLEWNNEGAAADELACLWLAYLRWFRGIGEVLPESAPFSLDREIDGASELTARRGPGAATLRALGSGEMQLVSKSLNPEALGSGALVRSAALGVLPVAQERTVVLLAVRAAALTHGHPEALASAAAYALLVRDLLASPSGSFGALLEAARRVVSWCGSVAADDSIPGDASRTAAALSRAIKLLEGGTVPVPVAVAEHFGTGWTAPELLGVALWCAADAVKSLPTDADDAMVRGALFEGLCRAVSVDSDSDSVGAMTAALWAAAGFPVGGDEADAWSEALGRVRGLDQVEGVAERYLRQLGL